In Hymenobacter sublimis, a single genomic region encodes these proteins:
- a CDS encoding PAS domain-containing protein codes for MPDFSDSAFPSPEIGATFPLDELVQGLFDVSLTGIALYKPVYDQAGSGEIVDFTIELLSPKAQQILGLPARPPETYLQLYPHTRPTGVFDFHCRAYTSGQPERFSVNYQGDGLDNYFHLSARRVGTGLLVSFTDTADQSRTAVEQALRASQAREQAARTEAETQRNRLHHLFMQAPAMITIFEGPEHVFKLVNPLYQALVGERPLLGKPIREAMPELAGQPIFDLLDAVYHTGESFYATEMQVQLDHDNTGGLGQRYYNFIYQATRNLVGAVDGILVFAYEVTEQVTARRRVELSEERLAEANEELASINEELMATNEELQAANLEILTTNNELEHRVAARTQEAHLAQAEAERQRARLERFFMQAPAAICVLDGPQLVFELVNPGYQELFPGRSLLGKPILEALPEIEDHTVYRTFRQVYETGVTHQEVGIHIPLIRAEDGQLEDRYFTYIQQPRYDEHGRIDGVLAFAYEVTDLVRTRRQVEHSELAFRTLTNAISNLVWTTTSAGDAEYHNEQWYAYTGSTPAQTNGQGWMTFFHPHDLPLMQQHWQTALATGNPYQVEARLRRADGTYRWFLVRALALRDENGQPIRWFGTNTDIHQQKELTEALALASKKLATTNKELREANAKALAANLQLGHTNEQLTRINQDLDNFVYTASHDLQQPVHNMAGVFEELKRTATFHDPDAERLMQMFEDALGQIQATIQGLAQVVQAERLAQRFPTETVELLPLAQSVIQSLRNQVEAQQAQFELDFSSVPRVVFARLNLQSILYNLLSNALKYAYPGRPPVVRAFTSKTGAGNPLLVVQDNGLGLDLARFGPDLFTMFRRFHDHVPGSGLGLYLVNRIAQQAGGHVEVSSTVGQGTTFRIHLPASALPSE; via the coding sequence GTGCCTGACTTCTCCGACTCTGCGTTTCCCTCACCTGAAATAGGGGCTACGTTCCCGCTTGATGAGTTGGTGCAGGGGCTGTTTGATGTTTCCCTGACGGGTATTGCGCTTTACAAGCCCGTGTACGACCAGGCTGGCAGCGGCGAAATCGTGGATTTTACTATTGAGCTGCTCAGCCCCAAGGCCCAGCAAATTCTGGGGCTGCCGGCCCGGCCCCCGGAAACCTACCTGCAGCTGTACCCTCATACCCGGCCCACGGGCGTTTTCGACTTTCACTGCCGGGCGTATACCTCTGGGCAGCCGGAGCGCTTCAGCGTTAACTACCAGGGCGACGGGCTCGACAACTATTTCCACCTCTCGGCCCGGCGGGTAGGAACGGGCCTGCTCGTCAGCTTTACCGATACGGCCGACCAGTCGCGGACCGCCGTGGAGCAGGCCCTGCGCGCTAGCCAGGCCCGGGAGCAAGCTGCCCGTACCGAGGCTGAAACCCAGCGCAACCGCCTGCACCACCTGTTCATGCAGGCGCCGGCCATGATTACCATTTTCGAAGGCCCGGAGCACGTTTTCAAGCTCGTCAACCCCCTGTATCAGGCGCTGGTGGGGGAGCGGCCCCTTCTGGGCAAGCCCATCCGGGAAGCCATGCCGGAGCTGGCCGGACAGCCGATATTTGACCTGCTGGACGCGGTGTACCACACCGGCGAATCGTTTTACGCCACCGAAATGCAGGTGCAGCTCGACCACGACAATACGGGCGGGCTGGGCCAGCGCTACTACAACTTTATCTACCAAGCCACCCGCAACTTAGTCGGTGCTGTGGATGGCATTCTGGTGTTTGCTTACGAGGTAACGGAGCAGGTCACGGCCCGCCGCCGGGTGGAGCTCAGCGAGGAACGGCTGGCCGAGGCCAATGAGGAGCTGGCCTCCATTAATGAGGAGCTAATGGCGACCAACGAGGAGCTGCAGGCGGCTAACCTGGAGATTCTGACCACCAACAACGAGCTGGAGCACCGCGTGGCCGCCCGCACCCAAGAAGCGCACCTGGCGCAGGCCGAGGCCGAGCGCCAACGCGCCCGTCTGGAGCGGTTTTTTATGCAGGCGCCGGCGGCTATTTGCGTGCTAGATGGGCCTCAGCTGGTGTTCGAGCTGGTAAACCCTGGGTACCAGGAGCTGTTTCCGGGGCGCAGCTTGCTGGGCAAGCCCATTCTGGAGGCCCTGCCCGAAATTGAAGACCATACGGTGTACCGTACCTTCCGGCAGGTGTACGAAACAGGCGTTACCCACCAGGAAGTCGGCATTCATATCCCGCTGATTCGGGCCGAGGATGGGCAGTTGGAGGATCGGTACTTTACTTACATTCAACAGCCCCGCTACGATGAGCACGGGCGCATTGATGGGGTGCTGGCGTTTGCCTACGAGGTAACAGACCTGGTGCGGACCCGCCGCCAAGTGGAGCACAGCGAGCTGGCCTTCCGAACCCTGACCAACGCCATTTCCAACCTGGTCTGGACGACTACCTCCGCCGGGGATGCGGAGTACCACAACGAGCAGTGGTACGCCTACACCGGCAGCACCCCGGCCCAAACGAACGGCCAAGGCTGGATGACCTTCTTCCACCCCCACGACCTGCCCCTGATGCAACAGCACTGGCAGACGGCCCTGGCCACCGGCAACCCCTACCAGGTGGAGGCGCGCCTGCGCCGGGCCGACGGGACTTACCGCTGGTTTCTGGTGCGGGCCCTGGCCCTGCGCGACGAAAACGGGCAGCCCATCCGGTGGTTCGGGACCAACACGGATATTCACCAGCAGAAAGAGCTGACCGAAGCCCTGGCCCTGGCCAGTAAAAAACTCGCTACCACCAACAAAGAGCTGCGGGAAGCCAATGCCAAAGCCCTGGCCGCCAACCTGCAACTTGGCCACACCAACGAGCAGCTCACCCGCATCAATCAGGACCTGGACAACTTCGTGTACACGGCCTCCCACGACTTGCAGCAGCCGGTGCACAACATGGCCGGAGTATTTGAGGAGCTCAAGCGCACGGCCACCTTCCACGACCCCGACGCCGAGCGCCTCATGCAGATGTTTGAGGACGCCCTGGGACAGATTCAGGCCACGATTCAGGGTCTGGCCCAGGTGGTACAGGCCGAGCGGCTGGCCCAGCGCTTTCCAACCGAAACCGTGGAGCTGCTCCCCCTGGCCCAGAGCGTTATTCAGAGTTTGCGCAACCAGGTGGAGGCCCAGCAGGCGCAGTTTGAGCTAGATTTCAGCTCCGTGCCGCGGGTAGTGTTTGCCCGTCTCAACCTGCAAAGCATCCTGTATAACCTGCTCAGCAACGCCCTCAAGTACGCCTACCCCGGCCGCCCGCCGGTGGTGCGGGCATTCACCAGCAAAACGGGCGCGGGCAACCCCTTGCTGGTGGTGCAAGACAACGGCCTGGGCCTGGACCTGGCACGGTTCGGCCCCGATTTGTTTACCATGTTCCGGCGCTTCCACGACCATGTGCCGGGCTCAGGGCTGGGGCTTTACCTCGTGAACCGCATTGCCCAGCAGGCCGGGGGCCACGTGGAAGTCAGTAGTACCGTGGGCCAGGGCACCACGTTCCGGATTCATTTGCCCGCCTCGGCCCTGCCCTCTGAATAG
- a CDS encoding DUF3140 domain-containing protein yields MTTKSTPSADVYAEFKRNVNMTAAEIEKWLKTEESRSVGQDSGDGTSIGHHSGERIVEILRKKKADLTDADEQHMHKVHSYVSRHLAQGPHAKEDVETSRWRYSLMNWGHDPLKDK; encoded by the coding sequence ATGACCACCAAATCCACCCCCAGTGCCGACGTATACGCGGAGTTCAAGCGCAACGTAAACATGACTGCCGCCGAAATCGAGAAGTGGCTGAAAACCGAGGAATCCCGGTCCGTAGGCCAGGACAGCGGCGACGGGACCAGCATCGGCCACCACTCCGGGGAGCGAATCGTAGAAATTCTGCGCAAGAAAAAAGCCGACCTAACGGACGCCGACGAGCAGCACATGCACAAGGTACACAGCTACGTAAGCCGGCACCTGGCCCAGGGCCCCCACGCCAAGGAAGACGTAGAAACGTCGCGGTGGCGCTACTCCCTCATGAACTGGGGCCACGATCCGCTCAAGGACAAGTAA
- a CDS encoding chemotaxis protein CheB, giving the protein MTSFSAHLIVIGTSAGGMPALTQLVEQLPATLPAAVLVVQHLSPESSGEPLITRLRRHTGLHCQLAVHNAPLQAGALYLAPPDRHLLVKNDRMLVTKGPRENNYRPAADALFRSAAVAYGPNVIGVVLTGMLHDGTAGLDFIKRCGGTAVVQDPNDAEFPSMPESALRGTDIDYAVPLHLMGRLLQELVGMPSKPLNEASVPDDLKLEASIAERVVGTTDEVNQLGRQVPLTCPECGGALWELKHGKMLRYRCHTGHAFTADGLLDKTQQAMEETLWVALRMMEERKNLLTSMAVRGEGLWSVQQEEKLEEIKRHINRLREFLINGQRQEGYPNENGSEDQAIS; this is encoded by the coding sequence GCTACCTTGCCGGCCGCCGTGCTGGTGGTGCAGCACCTGTCCCCCGAATCGTCGGGGGAGCCCCTGATAACCCGCCTCCGCCGCCATACGGGCCTGCACTGCCAACTGGCCGTGCACAACGCCCCGCTGCAGGCCGGCGCGCTCTACTTGGCCCCGCCCGACCGGCATTTGCTGGTCAAAAACGACCGTATGCTGGTAACCAAGGGCCCGCGCGAAAACAACTACCGCCCGGCCGCCGACGCCCTGTTTCGCTCGGCAGCCGTGGCCTACGGCCCCAACGTAATTGGGGTGGTGCTGACGGGTATGCTGCACGACGGCACCGCTGGCCTCGACTTTATTAAGCGCTGCGGCGGTACGGCCGTGGTGCAAGACCCCAACGACGCCGAGTTTCCGAGCATGCCGGAAAGCGCCCTGCGCGGAACCGACATCGACTACGCCGTGCCCCTGCATTTGATGGGCCGCCTGTTGCAGGAGCTGGTAGGTATGCCCAGCAAACCCCTTAACGAGGCCTCCGTGCCGGACGATTTGAAGTTAGAGGCCTCTATAGCTGAACGGGTTGTGGGAACTACAGATGAAGTAAACCAGCTGGGCCGCCAAGTGCCGCTCACCTGCCCCGAGTGCGGCGGAGCCCTCTGGGAGCTGAAGCACGGCAAAATGCTGCGTTACCGCTGCCACACCGGCCACGCCTTCACCGCCGACGGGCTACTGGACAAAACCCAGCAGGCCATGGAGGAAACTCTGTGGGTGGCCCTGCGCATGATGGAGGAGCGCAAAAACCTGCTAACCAGCATGGCCGTGCGTGGGGAAGGCCTCTGGAGCGTGCAGCAGGAGGAAAAGCTCGAAGAAATCAAGCGCCACATCAACCGCCTGCGTGAGTTTCTGATCAACGGCCAGCGGCAGGAAGGCTACCCCAACGAAAACGGCAGTGAAGATCAGGCCATTAGCTAG